Below is a genomic region from bacterium.
ATCGCTCCGGCAATAAAAAACGCAGGCACAAGACAAAGCAAAACATGTTCACGCGCATACCATCTGGCCAAAGCCAGTGCTTCAAATACAGGATTTCTAAACGGCAGCATCTCAACAGGAAGATAAAAACACCCAAAAAATACCGCAGTCATCAATAAAAGTTTTTTGCTCTCTTTCATTCTTTTCTCTTTTCTAAAATCTCGCAGCACCCGCCTTGAATCTTTATTGCTTTTATATTTACTAGCGCATCACCAATCTTTCGGTGGGCGGAAGACATAATTCTCGAAAAAGTCGGTCTTGAAATATTCATTCTCTTTGCCGCCTCTTCTTGTTTCAGTTCTTCTAAATCAGCAAGTCTTACTGCCTCAAATTCATCAAGGGTCAAATATACACCGGTCAATTTACTTAAAGGCTTACACTGCGGCCTGAAACATCTCTCTCCCGGTTCACACTTAACCCATCTTATCTTCTTCGGTCTCATCAAATTTCCCCATTATTGTGAACATATGTTCACAATAAACAATTGGAAATTCTATGTCA
It encodes:
- a CDS encoding DUF134 domain-containing protein, which produces MRPKKIRWVKCEPGERCFRPQCKPLSKLTGVYLTLDEFEAVRLADLEELKQEEAAKRMNISRPTFSRIMSSAHRKIGDALVNIKAIKIQGGCCEILEKRKE